In a genomic window of Corvus hawaiiensis isolate bCorHaw1 chromosome Z, bCorHaw1.pri.cur, whole genome shotgun sequence:
- the LOC125320440 gene encoding cytochrome c oxidase subunit 7C, mitochondrial → MLSAGVRRFATSAIRRSHYEEGPGKNLPFSVDNKWRLLAMMCAFFGSGFGAPFLIVRHQLLKK, encoded by the exons ATGTTGTCCGCCGGCGTCCGCCGCTTCGCTACCTCTGCCATCCGCCGCAGCCACTATGAGGAGGGACCCGGGAAG aaccTCCCATTTTCTGTGGACAACAAGTGGCGGCTGCTCGCGATGATGTGTGCATTCTTCGGGAGTGGATTTGGTGCCCCTTTCCTCATAGTCAGACACCAGCTCCTGAAGAAATGA